One Gemmatimonadaceae bacterium genomic window carries:
- the gmd gene encoding GDP-mannose 4,6-dehydratase — protein sequence MKTALITGITGQDGSYLAEFLLAKGYRVVGIVRRSSTTPYERIAHLVDRVELASADLLDQTSLTDVVEATKPDEIYNLAAQSFVQTSWQQPVLTGEFTALGVTRMLEAMRKAAPRARLYQASSSEQFGKVIETPQRESTPFYPRSPYGVAKVYGHWITVNYRESFDLFAVSGILFNHESPRRGLEFVTRKISDAVARIKTGLQRELRLGNLDARRDWGFAGDYVDAMWRMLQQDTPDDFVIGTGETFSVRDFCQAAFEAVQLDYREFVVQDEKFFRPAEVDLLVADPSKAKAQLGWTPTVTFAQLVRMMVEADLARYATAR from the coding sequence ATGAAGACCGCGCTTATTACCGGAATCACTGGTCAGGACGGGTCCTATCTGGCCGAGTTCTTGTTGGCCAAAGGATATCGTGTCGTGGGTATTGTGCGGCGGTCATCGACCACGCCCTATGAGCGCATTGCCCATCTCGTCGATCGTGTGGAGCTGGCGTCGGCCGATCTGCTTGACCAGACCTCGCTGACCGATGTGGTCGAGGCGACCAAGCCGGATGAGATCTACAATCTGGCGGCGCAGAGCTTCGTCCAGACGTCGTGGCAACAGCCGGTCCTTACCGGCGAGTTCACGGCGCTGGGCGTGACCCGCATGCTCGAAGCCATGCGCAAGGCGGCGCCGCGGGCGCGGTTGTATCAAGCCAGTTCCAGCGAGCAATTCGGCAAGGTCATCGAGACACCGCAGCGCGAGTCGACGCCGTTCTATCCGCGTTCGCCCTACGGGGTCGCCAAGGTATACGGGCACTGGATCACCGTGAACTATCGCGAGAGCTTCGATCTCTTCGCGGTGTCGGGCATCCTGTTCAATCATGAATCGCCGCGTCGCGGACTGGAATTCGTCACGCGAAAGATTTCCGACGCCGTGGCCCGCATCAAGACGGGGCTGCAGCGTGAACTGCGCCTGGGCAATCTGGACGCGCGTCGGGACTGGGGATTCGCCGGCGACTATGTGGACGCCATGTGGCGCATGTTGCAACAGGACACGCCGGACGACTTTGTCATCGGGACCGGCGAGACGTTTTCCGTGCGGGACTTCTGTCAGGCGGCGTTTGAGGCCGTCCAGTTGGATTATCGCGAGTTCGTGGTGCAGGACGAGAAGTTCTTTCGTCCGGCCGAGGTCGATCTGTTGGTAGCCGATCCGTCAAAGGCGAAGGCCCAGTTGGGGTGGACGCCAACGGTCACGTTCGCGCAGTTGGTCCGGATGATGGTTGAAGCGGACCTCGCCCGGTACGCTACCGCGCGGTGA
- a CDS encoding 50S ribosomal protein L28 yields MAINRHRCFCCDKGVAFGNSVSHANNKTRRTWKPNLQVVRTLHDGTIIKVKVCTRCLAAGKIKRAPRGQLAVA; encoded by the coding sequence ATGGCCATCAATCGTCATCGCTGCTTCTGCTGCGACAAGGGCGTCGCGTTCGGAAACAGCGTCTCGCACGCGAACAACAAGACCCGCCGCACCTGGAAGCCGAACCTGCAGGTCGTTCGGACACTCCACGACGGCACGATCATCAAGGTGAAGGTGTGCACCCGGTGTCTCGCGGCCGGCAAGATCAAGCGCGCGCCGCGTGGTCAACTCGCCGTCGCCTGA
- the rplQ gene encoding 50S ribosomal protein L17 — MRHRKANRQLRRTSEQRLALLRNLATSLIESGAIETTEAKAKELRPFVEKLITKARSGTLHARRLAGKHVQKREAADKLFQEIGPKFATRPGGYTRILKTGHRKGDGAEMARIELILS, encoded by the coding sequence CGCCAACTCCGGCGGACCAGCGAACAGCGTCTCGCGCTGCTTCGCAACCTCGCCACCTCGCTGATCGAGTCTGGCGCGATCGAAACGACGGAAGCCAAGGCGAAGGAACTCCGCCCGTTCGTCGAAAAGCTTATCACCAAGGCTCGGAGCGGCACGCTGCACGCGCGTCGCCTGGCCGGCAAGCACGTCCAGAAGCGTGAGGCGGCGGACAAGCTCTTTCAGGAGATTGGACCGAAGTTCGCCACACGCCCGGGCGGCTACACGCGCATTCTCAAGACCGGCCACCGCAAGGGTGACGGCGCGGAGATGGCGCGGATCGAATTGATCCTCAGCTGA